Genomic segment of Verrucomicrobium sp.:
TGTTCAATACGGTCTGCCTGGTCGTTGACGGCATCCCCGCGGGCCTCGTCGCCAAGCGCTTCCTGGCCGGCGACGGCATCCACTACGAGCCCCGGTGGTTCAAGCCGTGGCCGGAAGGGGTGCGCAAGGGCGTCTCCCTTGCCGGGCATGAGGTTCCCCTGGGGGATCTCCTCTTCGAAATCGGCGGCGTCCGCATCGGTTTTGAAATCTGCGAGGACGCCTGGGTGGCGGCCCGGCCCGGGGCCCGGCTGGCCCTGCGCGGCATCGACCTGATCCTTAACCCGAGCGCGAGCCACTTCGCCTTCGGCAAACTGCGCATCCGCGAGCGGTTCGTCCTGGAGGGCAGCCGGGCGTTCAACGCCAGCTATGTCTATTCCAACCTGACGGGCAACGAGTCGGGCCGGGCGATCTACGACGGCGGCAGCCTCATCGCCAGCGGCGGCAGCCTGGTGGCCCGGGGGCCGCGCCTTTCCTACCGGGACGTCGTCGTCACCACGGCGACCCTCGACATCGACGCGACGCGGATGAGCCAAGCCCGCACCGCCAGCTACCGGCCCCACATCGAGCCCGGGGAGGATGATGCGGTGCGGATCGGCTTCGCCTGGCCCGCGCCTCCCTCCTCCCCCGCGACGTCCCCGTTCAAGGCGGAGGCCTGGGAGGACTCGCCCCGGCTCAAGGAGGAAGAGTTTACCCGGGCCGTGGCCCTGGGCCTCTTCGACTACCTGCGCAAGAGCCGGCTGAACGGATTCGTCGTCTCCCTGAGCGGCGGCGGCGACTCCTCGGCCATCGTCTGCCTCGTGCGGCAGATGGTCGACCTGGCGATCCTCGACATCGGCCTCGACGGGCTGCGGGAAAAACTCGCCTACATCCCGGGAATTGCCGGGGCCTCCAACGCCCGGAGCCTGACGCGCCTGCTGCTGGCCACCGCCTATCAGGCAACGGAGCACAGCTCGGAAGAGACGCGGGCCGCGGCCCAGGCGATCGCCGGGGAGGCAGGGGCGACGCATCTCGAGCTGGACATCGCCCCGCTGGTCGACTCCTACACGCGCCTCGTCTCGGCGGGCCTGGGACAATCCCTGTCCTGGGAGGACGACGGACCCGCGCTGCAAAAAATCCAATCCCGCGTCCGCTCCCCGGGCATCTGGCTAGTCGCGGACCTGCGGCGGGCGATCCTTCTTTCCTCCAGCAACCGCTCGGAGGCGGCGGTGGGCCACGCCACGGTGGACGGCGACACTAGCGGCGGCTTGAGCCCCATCGCCGGCATCGACAAGGCGTTCCTGCGGCAATGGCTGCGGTGGGTGGAAACGGAAGGCCCGCGCGGAATCGGCCCCCTGCCCGCGCTGGCGGCCGTCAACCGGCAGCCACCCGCCGCCGAGCTGCGCCCCGCCGAAGACAGCCAAGCCGACGAGGACGACCTGATGCCCTACCCGGTGCTCGACTCGATCGAAAAGGCCGCGATCCGGGACAAGCTGGCTCCCGTGGAATGCTACCACCGCCTCCGGCGGGAGTTTCCGGCCCGTTCCGCCGGGGAAACGGCGGCCTGGGTGGATCGATTCTTCCGCCTTTGGTGCCGAAACCAATGGAAGCGGGAGCGCTACGCCCCGTCGCTCCACCTCGACGACGAAAACCTCGACCCCAAAACCTGGTGCCGTTTCCCGATCCTCTGCGGAGGGTTCGAGGAGGAGCTGGAGGAATTGCGGAAGACAGTCCAATCCCAGCAAGCCGAATTGGCCCTGCTCTAGAGAAAGATTGCGCGCCCCGCGCTTTTTGGCTTTCCCTGCGGGCAGGGAGGGATTCGAACCCCCGTTGGCCTTGCGGCCAAAGCGGTTTTCAAGACCGCCGCATTCAACCACTCTGCCACCTGCCCCTGGCGGGAATGCCACTCACCCTGCCACCTCCTTTGCCCCAAAACGAGGGCAAAAAGTGGCCGCCGCGCCGCTTCTGCGCTACATTGGCCCATGAAGGAGCCGCGCCGCCAAAGCATCCTGCGCGTCGACAACCGGAATGTGCCGGTCTCCAACCTCGGCAAGATCTTCTACCCCGAAACCGGATTCACGAAGGGCCAGGTCCTCGACTATTACGTCCGCATCGCGCCGGTTCTCCTGCCCCATCTCCGCAACCGGCCCCTGACGCTCAAGCGGTATCCGAACGGCGTGGCCGCCCCCTTCTTCTACGAAAAGGAGTGCCCCTCCCCCCGCCCCTCCTGGGTCGGCACCTGCGCGGTGAAGCGCCGCAAGAAGGCGGGAGAGGTCCATTACTGCCTGGCCAACAACCTGCCCACCCTCCTCTGGGCCGCGAATCTCGGCGACTTGGAGCTGCACACCTTCCTGGCCACCTGCCGCGACGTGGAACGGCCCACGCAGGTCGTCTTCGACCTCGACCCGGGCGCGCCCGCCGACCTGGTCGACTGCGCCGCCGTGGCCCTGCGGCTGCGCGCCCGCTGCGCCGCCCTGGGACTGGAGTGCTTCGCCAAAGTCTCCGGGTCAAAGGGCATCCAGGTTTCCATCCCGCTCAACACGCCGGCGGCGTATGAAACGACCGCGCCCTTCGCCCGCGCGCTGGCCGAGGCGCTGGTGCGGGAGACGCCGGAAAAGGTCGTCTCCAACATGCGGAAGGACCTGCGCAAGGGGAAGGTGCTGGTCGACTGGAGCCAGAACTCGGCCCACAAGACGACGGTCTCCGTCTATTCCCTCCGCGCGAAGGACCGCCCCTACGTCTCCCTGCCCGTGACGTGGAAGGAGCTGGAGACCTGCGCGCGGACGGGGAAAAAGGCCCCGCTCTTCTTCGAGGCCGATGCCGCGCTGAAGCGGGTGTCGAAGCTGGGCGACCTCTTCGCCCCCGTCCTCACGCTCAAACAGAAGCTGCCGCGCGGCTGGGAGAAGAAGCTGGCCGCGCCGGCCGAGGAGGCCCCGGCCCCGAAGCGAAAGAAGCCCGCGCTGAAGGCCTACCGGAAGAAGCGGGACTTCGCCCGGACGGAGGAGCCGGAAAGCGGCGCGCCGAGCCCGCGCGGGAAGGACCCGCTCTTCGTCATCCAGAAACACGCGGCCTCCCA
This window contains:
- a CDS encoding NAD+ synthetase — its product is MKPITVAAVSLNQTPLDWSGNRNRIRQALREARQAGASVVCLPELSLTGYGCEDAFHARGTHEAALRLLEELLPDTKGLVVSLGLPLLYKGALFNTVCLVVDGIPAGLVAKRFLAGDGIHYEPRWFKPWPEGVRKGVSLAGHEVPLGDLLFEIGGVRIGFEICEDAWVAARPGARLALRGIDLILNPSASHFAFGKLRIRERFVLEGSRAFNASYVYSNLTGNESGRAIYDGGSLIASGGSLVARGPRLSYRDVVVTTATLDIDATRMSQARTASYRPHIEPGEDDAVRIGFAWPAPPSSPATSPFKAEAWEDSPRLKEEEFTRAVALGLFDYLRKSRLNGFVVSLSGGGDSSAIVCLVRQMVDLAILDIGLDGLREKLAYIPGIAGASNARSLTRLLLATAYQATEHSSEETRAAAQAIAGEAGATHLELDIAPLVDSYTRLVSAGLGQSLSWEDDGPALQKIQSRVRSPGIWLVADLRRAILLSSSNRSEAAVGHATVDGDTSGGLSPIAGIDKAFLRQWLRWVETEGPRGIGPLPALAAVNRQPPAAELRPAEDSQADEDDLMPYPVLDSIEKAAIRDKLAPVECYHRLRREFPARSAGETAAWVDRFFRLWCRNQWKRERYAPSLHLDDENLDPKTWCRFPILCGGFEEELEELRKTVQSQQAELALL
- the ligD gene encoding non-homologous end-joining DNA ligase, whose amino-acid sequence is MKEPRRQSILRVDNRNVPVSNLGKIFYPETGFTKGQVLDYYVRIAPVLLPHLRNRPLTLKRYPNGVAAPFFYEKECPSPRPSWVGTCAVKRRKKAGEVHYCLANNLPTLLWAANLGDLELHTFLATCRDVERPTQVVFDLDPGAPADLVDCAAVALRLRARCAALGLECFAKVSGSKGIQVSIPLNTPAAYETTAPFARALAEALVRETPEKVVSNMRKDLRKGKVLVDWSQNSAHKTTVSVYSLRAKDRPYVSLPVTWKELETCARTGKKAPLFFEADAALKRVSKLGDLFAPVLTLKQKLPRGWEKKLAAPAEEAPAPKRKKPALKAYRKKRDFARTEEPESGAPSPRGKDPLFVIQKHAASHLHYDFRLEMDGVLKSWAVPKGPPTQKGVQRLAMEVEDHPMDYARFEGTIPRGQYGGGTVMVWDIGTWRLLDGGLRQGKLRFALAGKKLRGEWSLVRMRREGEKPAWLLLKSGAAARAIGAKADAASALSGRSMQEIGAKSRSVWQSNRGGGAAKGPFRGKIRALLAQRR